In a genomic window of Planctomycetota bacterium:
- a CDS encoding four helix bundle protein, which produces MSTFNLEKRTTEFAKAVIRLCKCLPRNPMNDRLVGQVVGSAGSVGANYREANDALGKKDFLNRLKIARREAKESLHWLELILEANTGKEKEIKPLMKEAEELKNILSAIINKSDNQ; this is translated from the coding sequence ATGAGCACATTCAATTTAGAAAAGCGAACTACTGAATTCGCAAAAGCAGTGATAAGGTTATGCAAGTGTTTGCCCAGGAACCCAATGAATGACCGTTTGGTGGGCCAAGTGGTTGGTTCAGCCGGTTCTGTTGGAGCGAATTACAGGGAGGCAAATGATGCTCTGGGGAAGAAGGATTTCCTGAATCGCCTGAAAATAGCCCGTAGAGAAGCTAAAGAAAGCCTTCATTGGCTCGAACTGATTTTGGAGGCCAATACAGGCAAGGAAAAGGAGATTAAACCTCTCATGAAAGAAGCGGAAGAACTTAAAAATATTCTTTCAGCGATTATTAATAAGTCGGATAACCAATGA